From the genome of Ananas comosus cultivar F153 linkage group 18, ASM154086v1, whole genome shotgun sequence, one region includes:
- the LOC109724200 gene encoding putative pentatricopeptide repeat-containing protein At5g52630, producing the protein MSPQRTPQPGRYISRKSPYTFNYLTTLVTTLIRNPNPNPDADSDPNLNPNPNRSHGAQIHAQLVVSNLVAHPVLLTQLLHLYAARGHGDHAVRALLGSPRSVPNVVSFTCLIAHHADPAQALALFAELRARGLRPNPHALSAALRACARARARALVDAYAKHGDADAARKVFDEMPERSLVSWNALIVGYVRNSLYADAIRTFMELAREGSFAPDEVSLSSSLAACAGAGALCLGRRVHGCAAKLGLAPSSACVANALLDMYGKCGRSDDAAQVFDEMRDRDVVAWNILIMGWARKDRFEEAVGCFRSILRERVLPDEASFSTALHAAAGLAVWAQGAMLLAVIVKSGFSENRCVGSSLITTYAKCGRLDDAYRVFEETKDQLNVVSWTSMIAAFQQHGHGDRVLQLFDEMLEKGIEPDYITFVCVLSACSHNGLVEQGLMHFDSMSRTYNMEPGSEHYACVVDMLGRAGRLDEAKRFVETMPIEPDVSVWGALLGACRNRGDLELGREVAHKLFVMEPHNPGNYVLLSNMYASKGMLEEAKEVRRLMGSNGVKKEIGCSWIDVKDATYVFTVHDQSHQRSEEIYDTLSKIEKLVKERGYVADTRYAVNDVGEYKEKNLWYHSERLALTFGVMSLPKNAPICIKKNLRTCGDCHAVMKIVSGSLGREIVLRDTNRFHRFASGSCSCGDYW; encoded by the coding sequence ATGAGTCCCCAAAGAACCCCACAACCAGGGAGATACATTTCGCGAAAATCCCCTTACACTTTTAACTATTTAACCACCCTTGTTACCACCTTAATCCggaacccgaatccaaacccggaTGCGGATTCGGACCCGAATttaaatccgaacccgaaccggaGCCACGGGGCTCAAATCCACGCCCAACTCGTCGTCTCCAACCTCGTCGCCCACCCCGTCCTCCTCACCCAACTCCTCCACCTCTACGCCGCGCGCGGCCATGGCGACCACGCCGTGCGCGCCCTCCTCGGCTCACCGCGGAGCGTCCCCAACGTCGTCTCCTTCACCTGCCTCATCGCCCACCACGCCGACCCCGCCCAAGCCCTCGCCCTCTTCGCCGAGCTCCGCGCCCGCGGCCTCCGCCCCAATCCCCACGCCCTCTCCGCCGCGCTCCGCGCCTGCGCCCGAGCCCGCGCCCGCGCGCTGGTCGACGCCTACGCCAAGCACGGCGACGCGGACGCCGCGCGGAaggtgttcgatgaaatgcccgAGAGGAGCCTCGTCTCCTGGAACGCGCTCATCGTGGGCTACGTGCGGAACAGCCTCTACGCCGACGCTATAAGGACCTTCATGGAGTTGGCCCGTGAGGGCTCCTTCGCCCCCGACGAGGTGAGCCTCTCGAGCTCCCTCGCCGCgtgcgccggcgccggcgcgcTCTGCCTCGGCCGCCGCGTCCACGGGTGCGCGGCCAAGCTCGGGCTCGCGCCCTCCTCGGCCTGCGTCGCGAACGCGCTCCTCGACATGTACGGCAAATGCGGGCGCTCCGACGACGCCGCGcaggtgttcgacgaaatgcgcGACAGAGACGTGGTTGCCTGGAACATCCTGATCATGGGCTGGGCACGGAAGGATCGGTTCGAAGAAGCTGTGGGCTGCTTCCGATCCATACTCCGCGAGCGTGTCCTCCCGGACGAGGCCTCGTTCTCGACCGCGCTCCACGCTGCGGCGGGGCTCGCGGTGTGGGCGCAGGGCGCGATGCTTCTTGCCGTGATCGTAAAATCGGGCTTTAGCGAAAACCGCTGCGTCGGGAGCTCACTAATTACTACGTACGCAAAGTGCGGCAGGTTAGACGATGCGTACCGAGTGTTTGAGGAGACCAAGGATCAGCTCAATGTGGTGTCGTGGACTTCGATGATCGCCGCGTTTCAACAACACGGGCACGGCGACCGTGTTCTACAACTATTCGATGAAATGTTAGAGAAGGGAATCGAACCGGATTATATTACCTTCGTATGTGTTCTCTCCGCGTGCAGCCACAACGGGCTCGTAGAGCAGGGTCTCATGCACTTTGATTCCATGTCTCGGACTTATAACATGGAGCCGGGTAGCGAGCACTACGCTTGTGTGGTCGATATGCTCGGCCGAGCGGGCCGTTTGGATGAGGCCAAGCGGTTCGTAGAGACAATGCCGATCGAGCCGGACGTGTCGGTGTGGGGAGCTTTGCTCGGCGCTTGTAGAAATCGCGGGGACTTAGAACTAGGTAGAGAGGTCGCGCACAAGTTGTTCGTGATGGAGCCTCATAATCCTGGGAACTATGTGTTGCTCTCTAACATGTACGCGTCGAAAGGGATGTTGGAGGAGGCGAAGGAGGTGAGGAGATTGATGGGCTCGAACGGTGTGAAAAAGGAGATCGGATGCAGTTGGATCGACGTTAAAGACGCTACTTACGTGTTCACCGTGCACGACCAATCGCATCAGAGGAGCGAAGAGATTTACGACACGTTGAGCAAGATCGAGAAGCTGGTGAAAGAGAGGGGATACGTAGCGGATACGCGGTATGCGGTGAATGACGTGGGGGAGTACAAGGAGAAGAACTTGTGGTACCACAGCGAGAGACTCGCGCTCACGTTTGGAGTGATGAGCTTGCCCAAAAACGCGCCGATCTGTATCAAGAAGAACCTGAGGACCTGCGGAGACTGCCATGCGGTGATGAAGATCGTTTCGGGGTCCCTTGGTCGGGAGATTGTTCTTAGAGATACGAATCGGTTCCATCGTTTCGCAAGTGGGTCATGTTCGTGCGGAGATTACTGGTAA